The genome window ACAATATATGCTAATATTGTTAATATTAATGATATTATAAATCCAATTATACAATCTTTTATATGCTTTTCATTTAATATTTTTAAATTTTTCATATCTTTACCCCTATTAAATATACTATTGTATAAATACTCACCCATATTATATGTAAAAAATGCCAAAAAATACTTAAACATAATAAACTCGTTTTATTTTTTATATTTAACCCTTTTAAAAAAATATTTATTAATAAACCTATCCCCCAATATATTCCTATTATAATATGTATACAATGTGTTCCTATTAATGTAATATACGCTGAAATTAAACTACTTGTTTTCGGTGTAAATCCTTTATTTATTAAATTAATAATTTCTTTCATTTCTAAAAATACAAATATTACCCCTAATAATAAAACTATTAATAAATTAAATACAATTTTTTCTTTTTTTAAAACTAATATACCTATAATAAAACTACTTAATAATAATATTAATGTTTCTATATTTACCATATACATATTATATATAATATTTTTTTTACTTAATAAAACATATACAGCAAAGATTACAGAAAATATTATACAATCACTTAAAATATATATCCAAAAACCTAATAAGATTTTATTATTATATTTTTTTTCACTTACATTGTCTATTTTATACATTGTTTATACCATTTTTCACTTCTATAAAAGTTTTTTCATTTGTTTTTATTTCATCAACATTTATATAATAATATTTCTTTTTACTATATATATACAACAGATATGTAATTATTATTCCTATAAATCCTAAAATAGATAACCACCAAATATACCAAACCATTGAAAAACTCAAAATTAAACTAAATAAAGAAATTATAAACGCTTTACTAGTATCTTTAGGCATTTTTATTTTTTTATATTTATTTTTTTTTACATATTGTCTTTTTTTTATAACCCAAAAATGATCCCTATCAATTACATTTGGTATATTTGCAAAATTATAACTTGGAGGAGGAGAAGATATACTCCATTCTAATGTTCTTCCATTCCACATATCACCTGAAGAATCTTTATTTTTATCTTTTTCTATTATACTTATAATTACTTGGAATACTTGACCAAGTATTCCAAATAAAATTATTATTGTTCCAAACATTGCTATTAATAATAATCTATGCCAAATATGATTATTATAATAACTTACCCTTCTTGTCATTCCTAATAACCCCAAAATATATAAAGGAACAAATGCTACAACTAAACCTATTAACCAACAAAAAAATGTATATTTCCCTATTTTTTCATTTAATTTAAAACCAACTATTTTAGGAAACCAATAATTGAAACCTGCTAAATATCCAAATATTACACCTCCTATTATAACATTATGAAAATGTGCTACTAAAAATAAACTATTATGTAATAAAAAATCAACCCCAGGTATAGATAATACTACTCCCGCCATCCCTCCTATACTAAATGCTATTAAAAACCCTACTGTCCATAACATTGGAATACTAAATTCTATTTTTCCTTTATACATTGTAAATAACCAATTAAATATTTTTACTCCTGTTGGTATTGAAATTATCATAGTAGATATACCAAAAAAAGCATTTACATCTGCACCTGCACCCATTGTAAAAAAATGATGCAACCATACTAGAAAGGATAATCCTGTTATTACACAAGTAGCATATACTAATGATTTATAACCAAATAACCGTTTTTTACAAAAAGTAGCTACTACTTCTGAAAATATACCAAATGCAGGTAAAATTAATATATAAACTTCTGGATGTCCCCATGCCCAAATAAGATTTACATACATCATTGGGTTTCCACCAAAATGATTAGTAAAAATTTGCATATCTAAATATCTATCTAATGTTAATAAACCAATAGTAGCAGTTAATATAGGAAAAGACATAATTATTAAAATATTACTACATAATATTGTCCATGTAAAAATAGGTAATCTCATAAAATACATTCCTGGTGCACGCATTTTTATTATTGTTACTAAAAAATTTATACCTGATATTAACGTTCCTATACCTGATACCTGTAAACTCCATATCCAATAGTCAACACCCACTCCTTTACTAAATTCTATCCCCGATAATGGTGGATACGCTAACCACCCTGTTGAAGCAAATTCCCCTATAAATAAAGAAATATTAATTAATATACCTGAAAAAACTGTTAACCATAAACTTAATGAATTTAAAAAAGGAAACGCAACATCTCTTGCACCAATTTGTAATGGAACTATTATATTCATTAAACCAAACATAAAAGGCATAGCCATAAAAAATATCATTATTACACCATGTACTGTAAAAATTTGATCATAATGATATGAAGGTAAATACCCTATATTATCTTTATAAGCAATCACTTGTTGTATTCTCATCATAATTGCATCTGTAAAACCCCGTATTAACATAATAAATGCAAAGATAATATAAATTATACCTATTTTTTTATGATCTAAGGTTGTTATCCAATTTTTCCAAATATCTTTCCATTTTTTTAAATACGTTATTATAATAACAATAAAAACACTAACAAAAACTACTAAGATTCCTGTAAATAAAATTATAGGTTCTTTATAAGGTATAGATTCCCAAGTTAATCTACCTAACATCTTTATACTCCTTTATTTATTAATAATTTTAAATATTTTTTTTCTAAAGATGAATAATATTCTATTTTATTATTTATAGTTTCTTTTAATAATATTTTATAATTTATATTTTTTTTATATTCTTTTATTTTTTTTATCCATGTTTCAAAATTTTTTAATGATACTACTAAAACTTTAAATTTCATACCAGAAAATCCTTTTCCACTAAAATTAGTAGACATTCCTATATAATTCCCTTGTTTATTCGACATTAAAAAATTTTTATTTTTCATACCTGACATAGCATACATTTGACTACATAATTGTGGTATAAAAAAAGAATTCATTACTGTTTCTGATGTTATTTTCAACTCTATCGGAACATTTATTGGTAAAACTAATTGATTAATGGTAGCTATTCCTATTTGATTATAAATAAATAACCATTTCCAATCTAACGATATTACTTCTACATTAATTAAATTATTATTGTTATTAATAATTTTTTTTTGAGGATCTAATTCATGTGTACTTTTCCAAGTAATAATACCTAAAATTAAAATAATCATCATCGGTACACCCCATATTACAACTTCCACTTTTTTTGAATAATCCCAATCAGGTTTATATTCTTGTTTTTTTTTTTCTCTATATTTATAAGAAAAATAAACTGTCATAAATATAACAGGTATAACAATTATTAACATTAATAATGTTGATATAAAAATTAAATACTTTTGTTCTAAACATATTTTTCCACCTGGATTTAATATACTTATATATCCTTCATTATTTAATATTAATATAAGTAATAAAATTAAATATATTTTTTTTTTCATTTATATTTCCACAATTAATTTTTATAAATATTTCTATTCTTCAATAAATGAACGTAATGCTTCTGAACGTGATGGATGCCTTAATTTACGTAATGCTTTTGCTTCTATTTGACGAATTCTTTCACGAGTTACATCAAATTGTTTACCTACCTCTTCTAAGGTATGATCTGTATTCATATCTATTCCAAATCTCATTCTTAAAACTTTGGCTTCCCTAGCTGTTAATTCACTTAAAACATTTCTTGTTGCTTCCACTAATCCTTCATCTGTTGCTGCTTCTATAGGTGATGCTGTAATATTATCTTCTATAACATCACTTAAATAATAATCTTCATCGTCACCTATAGGTGTTTCTATTGAAATAGGTTCTTTTGCAATTTTCATAATTTTTCTTATTTTCTTTTCTGAAATTTCTAGTCTATTACTTAATTCTTCAGGAGTAGGTTCTATACCTCTTTCTTGTAACATTTTTCTTGATAATCTTTTTAATCTATTTATTGTTTCTATCATATGTACTGGTATTCTTATTGTTCTAGCTTGATCGGCTATTGATCTAGTAATTGCTTGACGTATCCACCAGGTTGCGTATGTAGAAAATTTATATCCTCTACGATATTCAAATTTATCAACTGCTTTCATTAAACCTATATTACCTTCTTGAATTAAATCTAAAAATTGTAATCCACGATTTGTATATTTTTTTGCAATTGAAATTACTAATCTTAAATTAGCTTCAATCATTTCTTTTTTTGCTTTATGAGCCTTATATTCTCCTATTAACAACTTTCTATTTATTTCTTTTAATTCAACAACAGATAAATTTATTTGTTGTTGTTCTAATAATATTTTTTTTTGTGCTTTTAAAATCTCACTTCTATATTTTTTTATAATATTTTTTTTATCTGAATTATATATAAATTTATCTAACCAATTTATATTAGCTTCATTACCTATAAAACTATTTATAAATTCCTTTCTTGATACTTGGCCATATTTTACCATATATTTTAATATTACTTTTTCTTGAATTCTTATATTTTTTATACTTAAACGAACTTTACTTAATAAACATTCAAAATGTTTGGGCAATAATTTTATTTGTGAAAATACTTTTGATAAAAACTTTAATTCTATTTTGGTTTCTTTTGATTCATACCCATATGTTAATATAGTTATTTTTACTTTTTTATTTTGTTTACGAATTTTTTCAAATATTTTTTTTGTCAATATAGGATCGGGTCCTTCATTATAATTTTCACTATTTAAAACATTATTTTTTTTTAATTTATCTTCTTTTTTTAAATTCATAAAACCAGTAAACAACTCCGAAATTTTGCCTTCTGATTCTTTTATTATTAAATCATAAATTTCTATTATATAATCCACTGCTCCTGGTAAATATACTATAGCTGCCATAATTTCTTTAGTACCTTCTTCTATTTTTTTTGCTATTTCTATTTCACCTTTTCTATTTAATAATTCTATATTTCCCATTTCTCTCATATATATACGTACTGGATCATTATTACGTATATCATTTTCTTTATTCCAAGAATTTCTTTCACTGGTTTCTTCTATATTATTATAATTTTTATCTTCTTCAGATATTTTATCAATAATATTAATTCCTTTTTCTTTAAAAATACATATGATATCCTCTATTTTTTCTCTATTAGTCATATCATCATCAAATAAATCAAAAATTTCTGAATAAATCAAAAATCCTTGTTCTTTACCTTTATTTATTAATTCTTTTATATTTAATTCTAATATTTCCAACATATTTGTCTCTAACTTTTATTTTAATTCTTTATGTTAATAAAAATATTTTTCTTTAATCACATATTTTACACTATCTAATAATTCTTACTGTATCAATCTTCCTTCTTTACGATACCAATTTGATACATCACTTCTTTTAATATTTACGTTCAAAACGTTTACGTTCACGTTTCATTTTTTTCATATAACGTTTTATAGCAGCAGCTGCTTTTCTTTTACGAATAGATGTAGGTTTTTCATAAAATTCTCTACGACGTACTTCGGATAATATACCTCCTTTTTCACAAGATCTTTTAAATCTTCTTAAAGCAATATCAAATGATTCATTTTCTCTTATTTTAATATAAGGCATTTTTTCTCCTTTTTATTTTTTTCTATAATATAATATTAACATGATTATTTTAGGAATTGAAACATCTTGTGATGACACATGTATTGCAATATATGATACTAAATATGGTTTACTTGCAAATAAAAAATATACTCAACCTATCCATACTATTTTTGGAGGTGTAATACCCAAATTTTCATCCATATATCATTTAAATAAATTAATTCCTATTATTAAAAATTTATTATTAAAATTAAAAATTCATCAAAATAATATCAATGCTATAGCTTATACTGCTGGACCAGGATTATACAATTCATTAATTATTGGAGCATATATTGCTTATAGTATTTCTTATACACTTACTATACCTATTATAGGTGTTCATCATTTAGAAGGACATATATTTTCAGCTATGATTAATAAAAATCAACCTACTTTTCCTTTTATTTCTTTATTAATTTCTGGGGGTCATACTCAATTACTTGATGTTCACAATATAGGACATTATAAAATACTAGGCGAATCCTTAGATGATTCAATTGGAGAAACATTTGATAAAATAGCAAAACTGCTTAATCTATCTTATCCTGGAGGAGAAAAATTATCCAACTTAGCTAATTGTGGTAAAATCAAAAAACACTTGTTTCCTAAAATCTTAGCTACTAATCTACATTTCAGTTTTTCTGGTATTAAAACATATATATTTAATTATTTTAAACAATTAAATTTTAAAAAAAAACATCAATATAAAGCTAATGTAGCAAAATCCTTTGAAGAATATATTCTGAATATACTGAGTATAAAATGTTATAAAGCTTTAAGTAAATATGGTAGATCTTGTCTTATACTTTCAGGTGGTGTAAGTGCAAATAAGAATTTACGTAAAAATTTTATCAACAAATTAAAAAATAAAATTAATAATTTTACAATTTATTTCCCCGAAAAACCTCTTTGTACAGATAATGCGGCAATGATTGCTTATGTAGGTGCTATACGTATCACTTCAGGAGAAAAAATACATAAAAACATTATTATACGTCCAACTTGGTCTTTAGAAAAACTTAAATATCCTTTATTTTAATAAACTTCTTGTATTTGTTATTTTTACAAATTCTTTTATTGTTAATGTTTTTGCTCGTCTTTTTGGACTTATATTTAATGAATTTCTTAATCCTTTTAAATTCTTTTGTATTGTTTGCCTTTTATTTGAAAAAGATTTTTTTACTATATAAAAAAAAGTTTTTTTATCTTTTACTCTTAAACAAGATATTTTTTTATAAGGTATTAACTTAATCATAGTTGATATTACTTTTGGTTTTGGAATAAAGTTTTCTGAACTTAAATCAAATAATTTAAACACTTTACAAAAATATTGTATAATCACTGTAAGGCTCCCCCAACTTTTTTCTCCTTTTTTAGCTGACAATCTCATTGCTACTTCTTTTTGAAACATTAAATGCATATCTTTTATATTTTTTTTATATTTTATTAATTTTAATAAAATTTTTACAGATATATTATAAGGTAAATTTCCTATCACTCTAAGCTTTTTTATTTTACTTAAATCACTTTTTAAAATATCTTTTTTTAAAAAAATATAATTTGAATAAAAATAAAATTTATTAAATAACATTTTTATTAAATCATTATCAATTTCTATTGAATATATTTTATTTTTTGTAATATCTAAAAGTTTTTGTGTTATTAAACCTATTCCTGAACCTATTTCTAATATATGCTCATAGGTTTTTATATTAATTATTTTAATTATATTTTTTATTATACCTTTTTTTATAATAAAGTTTTGACCTAATTCTTTTTTTATTTTAATTTTTAACATTATTTTAAATTTTCAAATTTAGTAAATTTTCCTATAAATCTAATATTTATAACCCCTATTGGACCATTTCTTTGTTTTCCTATTATTAACTCAGCTAAACCTTTATTATCTAAACTATCACTATTATATACTTCGTCTCTATAAATAAATAAAATTAAATCTGCATCTTGTTCTATAGCACCTGATTCTCTTAAATCGGAAATTATTGGCCTTTTATTAATACGTTGTTCTAACGATCTATTTAATTGGGATACAGCTAATACAGGACAATTAAATTCTTTAGCTATACTTTTTAAAGATCTAGAAATTTCCGAAATTTCTGCCGTACGATTATATGATATTCCAGAAACATGCATTAATTGTAAGTAATCTATCATTATTAAACTGATTTTTCCTGTATCTCTTATACATCTTCTTATTTTTTTTCTTATTTCTATTGGGGTAAGCATTGGTGTATCATCTACATATAATTTACAATTCTTAATTAATTTTAATGATTCCGTTAATTTTAACCAATCCTCTTCTCCTATATTACCTTTTCTTATATTATTTTGATCTATACGTCCTAATGAAGATAACATTCGCAATATTAATTGTTCTGCAGGCATTTCCATAGAAAATATTATTACTGGATCCTCATTATTATTTAGAATAATAGATTCTACAATATTCATTGCAAAACTCGTCTTGCCCATAGATGGTCTACCAGCTATTATTATTAAATCAGATTTTTGAAAACCCGATGTCATTTTATCTAATTCAGTAAATCCTGTAATTAATCCAGTCATAGAACTTTTTGTACTATACATTTTATTTATACGATCAATTGTTCTATTTAATAATTCATTTATATTTAATATATTTTTAACTCTATATCGTGATTCTGATATTTTAAATATTAATTTTTCAGCTTTATTTATTATTTCTTGCACATTATTACCCTTTCTATTAAAAGCTTCTTCTGCTATTTTATTTGCTATACTTATTAAATTACGCAAAATTGCACGTTCTCTAACTATATCAGCATATGCCACAATATTATTTATTGACGGAGTATTTCTAGATAATTCTGATAAATAACTTATACCACCAATTTTTTCTAACTTATTGTTTTTTTCTAACGATTCAGCCACAGTTACTATATCTATTATATTATTTTTTTCTGCTATATCTTTAATAGCATCAAAAATATATTTATGTTCTATACTATAAAAATCTTCATTTATAATAATTTCTGATATTTTATTCCACGCTTCGTTATCAAGCATTAAACCACCTAATATTGATTGTTCTGCTTCTAATGAATGAGGAGGTATTTTTAATTTTTTTATATCTTTATCATTAATTATTTTTTTCATTTATTTTTAAACGTTTAATATTTATTTTTATATTTATTT of Candidatus Portiera aleyrodidarum contains these proteins:
- a CDS encoding cytochrome c oxidase subunit 3, which encodes MYKIDNVSEKKYNNKILLGFWIYILSDCIIFSVIFAVYVLLSKKNIIYNMYMVNIETLILLLSSFIIGILVLKKEKIVFNLLIVLLLGVIFVFLEMKEIINLINKGFTPKTSSLISAYITLIGTHCIHIIIGIYWGIGLLINIFLKGLNIKNKTSLLCLSIFWHFLHIIWVSIYTIVYLIGVKI
- the cyoB gene encoding cytochrome o ubiquinol oxidase subunit I translates to MLGRLTWESIPYKEPIILFTGILVVFVSVFIVIIITYLKKWKDIWKNWITTLDHKKIGIIYIIFAFIMLIRGFTDAIMMRIQQVIAYKDNIGYLPSYHYDQIFTVHGVIMIFFMAMPFMFGLMNIIVPLQIGARDVAFPFLNSLSLWLTVFSGILINISLFIGEFASTGWLAYPPLSGIEFSKGVGVDYWIWSLQVSGIGTLISGINFLVTIIKMRAPGMYFMRLPIFTWTILCSNILIIMSFPILTATIGLLTLDRYLDMQIFTNHFGGNPMMYVNLIWAWGHPEVYILILPAFGIFSEVVATFCKKRLFGYKSLVYATCVITGLSFLVWLHHFFTMGAGADVNAFFGISTMIISIPTGVKIFNWLFTMYKGKIEFSIPMLWTVGFLIAFSIGGMAGVVLSIPGVDFLLHNSLFLVAHFHNVIIGGVIFGYLAGFNYWFPKIVGFKLNEKIGKYTFFCWLIGLVVAFVPLYILGLLGMTRRVSYYNNHIWHRLLLIAMFGTIIILFGILGQVFQVIISIIEKDKNKDSSGDMWNGRTLEWSISSPPPSYNFANIPNVIDRDHFWVIKKRQYVKKNKYKKIKMPKDTSKAFIISLFSLILSFSMVWYIWWLSILGFIGIIITYLLYIYSKKKYYYINVDEIKTNEKTFIEVKNGINNV
- the cyoA gene encoding ubiquinol oxidase subunit II: MKKKIYLILLLILILNNEGYISILNPGGKICLEQKYLIFISTLLMLIIVIPVIFMTVYFSYKYREKKKQEYKPDWDYSKKVEVVIWGVPMMIILILGIITWKSTHELDPQKKIINNNNNLINVEVISLDWKWLFIYNQIGIATINQLVLPINVPIELKITSETVMNSFFIPQLCSQMYAMSGMKNKNFLMSNKQGNYIGMSTNFSGKGFSGMKFKVLVVSLKNFETWIKKIKEYKKNINYKILLKETINNKIEYYSSLEKKYLKLLINKGV
- the rpoD gene encoding RNA polymerase sigma factor RpoD, whose amino-acid sequence is MLEILELNIKELINKGKEQGFLIYSEIFDLFDDDMTNREKIEDIICIFKEKGINIIDKISEEDKNYNNIEETSERNSWNKENDIRNNDPVRIYMREMGNIELLNRKGEIEIAKKIEEGTKEIMAAIVYLPGAVDYIIEIYDLIIKESEGKISELFTGFMNLKKEDKLKKNNVLNSENYNEGPDPILTKKIFEKIRKQNKKVKITILTYGYESKETKIELKFLSKVFSQIKLLPKHFECLLSKVRLSIKNIRIQEKVILKYMVKYGQVSRKEFINSFIGNEANINWLDKFIYNSDKKNIIKKYRSEILKAQKKILLEQQQINLSVVELKEINRKLLIGEYKAHKAKKEMIEANLRLVISIAKKYTNRGLQFLDLIQEGNIGLMKAVDKFEYRRGYKFSTYATWWIRQAITRSIADQARTIRIPVHMIETINRLKRLSRKMLQERGIEPTPEELSNRLEISEKKIRKIMKIAKEPISIETPIGDDEDYYLSDVIEDNITASPIEAATDEGLVEATRNVLSELTAREAKVLRMRFGIDMNTDHTLEEVGKQFDVTRERIRQIEAKALRKLRHPSRSEALRSFIEE
- the rpsU gene encoding 30S ribosomal protein S21; translated protein: MPYIKIRENESFDIALRRFKRSCEKGGILSEVRRREFYEKPTSIRKRKAAAAIKRYMKKMKRERKRFERKY
- the tsaD gene encoding tRNA (adenosine(37)-N6)-threonylcarbamoyltransferase complex transferase subunit TsaD gives rise to the protein MIILGIETSCDDTCIAIYDTKYGLLANKKYTQPIHTIFGGVIPKFSSIYHLNKLIPIIKNLLLKLKIHQNNINAIAYTAGPGLYNSLIIGAYIAYSISYTLTIPIIGVHHLEGHIFSAMINKNQPTFPFISLLISGGHTQLLDVHNIGHYKILGESLDDSIGETFDKIAKLLNLSYPGGEKLSNLANCGKIKKHLFPKILATNLHFSFSGIKTYIFNYFKQLNFKKKHQYKANVAKSFEEYILNILSIKCYKALSKYGRSCLILSGGVSANKNLRKNFINKLKNKINNFTIYFPEKPLCTDNAAMIAYVGAIRITSGEKIHKNIIIRPTWSLEKLKYPLF
- the rsmA gene encoding 16S rRNA (adenine(1518)-N(6)/adenine(1519)-N(6))-dimethyltransferase RsmA; translated protein: MLKIKIKKELGQNFIIKKGIIKNIIKIINIKTYEHILEIGSGIGLITQKLLDITKNKIYSIEIDNDLIKMLFNKFYFYSNYIFLKKDILKSDLSKIKKLRVIGNLPYNISVKILLKLIKYKKNIKDMHLMFQKEVAMRLSAKKGEKSWGSLTVIIQYFCKVFKLFDLSSENFIPKPKVISTMIKLIPYKKISCLRVKDKKTFFYIVKKSFSNKRQTIQKNLKGLRNSLNISPKRRAKTLTIKEFVKITNTRSLLK
- the dnaB gene encoding replicative DNA helicase, which gives rise to MKKIINDKDIKKLKIPPHSLEAEQSILGGLMLDNEAWNKISEIIINEDFYSIEHKYIFDAIKDIAEKNNIIDIVTVAESLEKNNKLEKIGGISYLSELSRNTPSINNIVAYADIVRERAILRNLISIANKIAEEAFNRKGNNVQEIINKAEKLIFKISESRYRVKNILNINELLNRTIDRINKMYSTKSSMTGLITGFTELDKMTSGFQKSDLIIIAGRPSMGKTSFAMNIVESIILNNNEDPVIIFSMEMPAEQLILRMLSSLGRIDQNNIRKGNIGEEDWLKLTESLKLIKNCKLYVDDTPMLTPIEIRKKIRRCIRDTGKISLIMIDYLQLMHVSGISYNRTAEISEISRSLKSIAKEFNCPVLAVSQLNRSLEQRINKRPIISDLRESGAIEQDADLILFIYRDEVYNSDSLDNKGLAELIIGKQRNGPIGVINIRFIGKFTKFENLK